In Perca fluviatilis chromosome 3, GENO_Pfluv_1.0, whole genome shotgun sequence, the following proteins share a genomic window:
- the LOC120556447 gene encoding uncharacterized protein LOC120556447 has product MEAGLVVLLLFSLLGISSTLSFHGDSISFMPPKKNGDGTFKVTFYHRQNGRSNCEDQSSFKCESGVCTSLDESSVLQTDQDNSGQRRWCQSEGHTTATIRTNKTSFSLMDAGCCWASNVDGKTNWTSHAELDLGRRSDSHALNGCPVTTTVSSLRSPQNCFSGLPLLAYDPDGDHVRCRFAAKSTAPANFTMDETTCTLKTTGQVGIGVHVFELMLEDSSRKNITLTYADGTSAFREATDINSPPLCKVKLQFSMEILPPIPNCDAGHVQPVFLSRTPSHGDVLHATVGQTFQLYAQAQAHHASINDFQVSGPQNMSKVFNDDTFGKADVTLSWTPQHSDLYRSVPVCFTAETNQSQSDMRCVVLMVTQAALIQGKASVTCSPNKMMVALEKASMPDIDVNFLQLRDSSCSLTSNGTHILGSMSFSTCGTKLEDKGDFLVFVNEINSFELANEIIVRRKTVKIEISCKFPKTVSISSYYNLQNSDYVFTESSFGSFGYTFDVYTNSNFTSKVPAIAYPVEVNLLEEIYMGIRAESDLPNVSLFVESCKATPDDNPNNTLSYDLIKNGCLLDETLKVHPSNLTAFNFEVQAFKFSGNYNEVYVTCSVILCEAGNAFSRCAQGCVAQPARRRKRSLHKETVSHSITQGPFQFVGQEDNNSLMKKSDTTAAVNPPPVSPDTKSSGGRRDFAPTVSSGGDWGIKQILNTNISTVVFGCIFSVALVLMAVLVHYFMRKRKADDQKSLLGSGWEN; this is encoded by the exons GTGACCTTTTATCACAGACAGAACGGCAGAAGCAACTGTGAAGATCAGTCTTCTTTCAAATGTGAGAGTGGGGTGTGCACAAGCTTGGATGAGTCCAGTGTGCTGCAAACGGACCAGGACAACTCCGGCCAGCGCAGGTGGTGCCAGTCTGAAGGGCACACAACAGCAACCATCCGCACTAATAAAACCTCCTTTTCTCTGAT GGACGCGGGCTGCTGCTGGGCGTCTAATGTCGACGGGAAAACAAATTGGACGTCTCACGCCGAGTTGGACCTGGGACGCCGATCTGACTCACACGCCCTCAACGGCTGTCCCGTAACGACAACAGTGTCTAGTCTACG ATCGCCTCAGAACTGCTTTTCAGGGCTTCCTCTTCTGGCATACGATCCAGACGGAGATCATGTGAGGTGCCGCTTTGCTGCAAAGTCTACAGCTCCTGCAAACTTCACTATGGATGAG ACTACGTGCACGCTGAAAACCACGGGTCAAGTCGGCATCGGTGTCCACGTGTTTGAGCTGATGCTGGAGGACTCTTCCAGGAAAAACATCACGCTGACCTACGCAGATGGAACATCAGCATTTCGGGAGGCCACCGACATAAACTCGCCGCCTCTCTGCAAAGTGAAGCTGCAGTTCTCCATGGAGA tcCTTCCTCCAATACCAAACTGTGACGCTGGTCACGTGCAGCCCGTGTTCTTGTCCAGGACTCCTTCCCATGGGGATGTTCTTCACGCCACTGTGGGTCAGACATTCCAGCTTTATGCCCAAGCACAGGCACACCATGCCAg CATAAACGACTTCCAGGTGAGTGGCCCCCAGAACATGAGCAAAGTGTTCAATGACGATACGTTTGGAAAAGCCGATGTGACTCTGAGCTGGACGCCACAGCACAGCGACCTGTACAGATCTGTCCCAGTGTGCTTCACTGCAGAGACAAATCAAAG CCAATCAGACATGAGGTGTGTTGTTCTCATGGTAACCCAAGCAGCTCTCATTCAAG GCAAGGCCAGTGTCACATGCTCACCCAACAAGATGATGGTGGCCCTGGAGAAAGCTTCCATGCCCGACATCGACGTGAACTTCCTCCAGCTGAGAGACTCGTCGTGCTCTCTCACCTCCAACGGCACGCACATCTTAGGCAGCATGTCATTCAGCACCTGCGGCACAAAACTTGAG GACAAAGGCGACTTTCTCGTTTTTGTGAATGAGATCAACTCCTTCGAGCTGGCCAACGAGATAATAGTCCGAAGGAAGACAGTTAAGATCGAAATCTCTTGCAAGTTTCCCAAAACCGTCAGCATCTCCAGTTACTACAATCTCCAAAATTCTGACTACGTTTTCACTGAGTCCAGCTTTGGCAGCTTTGGCTATACTTTTGATGTATACACCAATAGCAACTTTACAAGCAAAGTGCCAGCCATCGCCTATCCAGTGGAAGTCAATTTGTTAGAAGAGATTTATATGGGCATTCGGGCTGAATCGGATCTACcaaatgtgtctttgtttgtcgAATCATGCAAAGCCACTCCTGATGACAACCCTAACAACACCCTCTCCTATGACCTCATCAAGAACGG GTGTCTACTGGATGAGACACTTAAAGTCCACCCATCAAACCTGACTGCATTCAACTTTGAGGTTCAAGCCTTCAAATTTTCTGGAAACTATAACGAG GTGTACGTCACCTGCTCTGTCATCCTGTGCGAGGCTGGGAATGCCTTTTCCAGATGTGCCCAGGGTTGTGTGGCGCAGCCAGCCCGCAGACGCAAGCGATCGCTGCACAAGGAGACAGTCAGCCACTCCATAACCCAGGGTCCTTTTCAGTTTGTCGGGCAGGAAGATAACAACAGTCTGATGAAAAAGAGTGACACAACTGCTGCAG TGAACCCTCCACCAGTTTCTCCAGACACCAAATCAAGCGGAGGACGTCGGGACTTTGCTCCTACAGTCTCCAGCGGAGGAGATTGGGGAATCAAGCAGATCCTCAACACCAACATCAGCACCGTGGTCTTTGGCTGCATCTTCTCAGTAGCACTGGTGTTGATGGCTGTGCTGGTTCATTACTTCATGAGGAAGAGAAAAGCAGACGACCAAAAATCTCTCTTAGGTTCCGGCTGGGAGAACTAA